Within the Mustela lutreola isolate mMusLut2 chromosome 2, mMusLut2.pri, whole genome shotgun sequence genome, the region CTGGGGCAAAGGAGTCCCGCTGAGCTACTGTCCTTGTGGGAAGGTGACCAGCCCTGCAGCCAGACGGGGTCGCTCTGGGGATTTTCTGgagggttggtggggaggggcgcTGACCGCCTCGGTAGCCGGAGGGGTCCGTGGCTGTGGGCACCTGCCCGGAGGTCACTTGCGGATGGGCTGGACGCTTGGCCCGGACCCCAGCGCCGGAGCGCGACGGAAGAAGAGGGGGCGTGCCCTAgtgtgggaagggaggaagggccagagggcggagaggagaagggagggaagaggaggggcggggaggaagagcgaggcgggggagggagggggcgggggtccGGGGAGGAGGCGGAGGCGGGCGGAGGCGGGCGGGGGCCGCGCCGGGGGCGGAGCCGGCGGCCGCGCGCGCCGAGGCGGCGGCCGGGCGCACCGGGGCGGCTGCGGGGCGCTGGTTGGCTGGTCCGCGCCgtccccgcgccgccgccccctCCCGCCTCCCACGGCCCGCCCTCCCCGCGGCGGCTGGCGTCGGGAAAGTACAGCGAAAGTCCGAGCGCGCGGCCGGGGAGATGGGGTCCGGCTCCTCCAGCTACCGGCCCAAGGCCATCTACTTGGACATCGATGGGCGCATCCAGAAGGTAGCTCCTCCCCAGCCTCCGCACCGCGGCCGCCGGCGCccgcggccccccccccccgcccggcgCCCACGCCCTCCCCCCGGGCCCCCCGCCGCGCCGCGCTGGACCCCCGCCGTGCGATCCCGCTGGGCGGCCCCTCCCGGTGACGGCGCCGTTGGGGAGGGGGTCGCCGGGGCAGCGGTGGGGGGGGAACCTGGCGGCGGCGGGCGACCGGGGTGGGGGCCGTCGTCTCCGCGTCCGCGTCCTGGGTCGGGGCTGCAGCCTCTGACAAGTtcggctgggggcggggggctccgCGGCGCTGCGGTCCCCACGCGCCCCTCCCCCTCGTGGAAAGGGGCGACCCACAAGGGGGTAGAGCTCAGGGGCAGAGCTCTGCAACAAATCTCATCAGGCCGAGTTTGTGTGTTCAGAGGCTGGTGCAGGAAGCCTTTCATTTCCCTCTGACCGACCCCGCAGCGGGGCCCCGGGCTGCCCTGCGGGtcggccgccccccccccgcggACACGGTGACCGAGGCACGGAGGGGGCCGAGTCGGCGGTGCCGCCCCCACCCCTAGGCAGTGACAGTACTTCCTGGCCAGCGGGGAGCAGGTGTGGGGGGGCGGGGCTTGGGGAGCAGGGGCTGtgccccgcacccccacccccaccgcccgtGTACCCCCCTGGGCAGATAGATGGTCAGCTCTGACGGCGGAGGGGGGCCCTCAAGTCTGCTCTGCCTCCTGGGCCCACAGACAGACTGAGGGACAGGCTGGCCCAGCCCCGggcccctctgccccctctggAAGCATGAAGCCCTCCAGATGTCCACTGCCCCTAACCAACTTGACTCTCATAGCAGGGGCCTCCCTCGCAGACCCCCTTTGTCCCCGGCCCCTCCCTTTCTGAGCCCCTGGCCTGAGTCCAGAGCGTCCTGGACCCAGGCTTCTGATTGGCAGAGAGGAACAATAAGAGAGCGCTTGGAGGGGGCATTTAGCTCCTTCTGTGCCGCCCCCCCCAAGAAAAGCCATAGTGAGGCATCTCTCCCCGTTCCCAAACTTCAGCTGGACATTTCAGGGACGCTCCCACCTCTCCCCTTGCTCTTCTCAAGGATCCCGCACCCCTTGCCGGGATGCCAGGGAGGGATCCCCCAGCTGGTCACGGAGGAGGCttggggtcggggtggggggaggctccGGAGATCTCTGGGATGCCTCTGCCAGCTGAGAGCCTTGCCAGAAGCCAGCCTCACTCTCCCCATCGGCTGCATCCCAGGAAGTGAgaagccccttcccccaccatcaCCCGGGGTAATAGAATCTGAGAGTGGGGAGCTGGAAACCTCTGGGAGCCAGGCTGTCAAGCCTCTCCCTCCATCAGGGCTAGGCACTTGGTCAGCGGCAGATGGAGGACTGGACCCCGGTCCCCAGACTTCTGTGACCGAACCGGAATTTAACATCCCCTCAAAGGCTGGAATGACCCTCGGTGCCATCCATCCCGCGCAGTGTACACACGCGCATACAAACGTGCCCACACATGCGCACATGCATGTCCACACACAACGTGTGCCTGAAATCGTGTGTGCACACGTACACGCACAGATACACACACGTGCACGagccacacacacaggcacagacCCGCCCCGTGCcagcacacacacgcgtgcaaaCGCGCACACACCCTCCTACCACACCAGAAGAGAATCTCCAAGACTGGCCTTTGTCCACCTTCTGGAAGAGGTGGGATGAGATGCCACCACCGGGTCAGAAGTGACAGCTGCTTCCCGGGGACTCCCCCAGGTCCCCCCGACCCCCCGAAGCTGGATTGAAGTGGGTAAGGAGCGGCAGAGAGGCACCACGGGTACGGGAGGAGCGCGCCGAGGCTGGCGAGCGCTGCCATGACAGGCAGGCTGGCTTGTAGAAGGCGACACCCCTGAGGTAGGGGTGACCTCCGGAAGAACAGTCCCGGAGgctgcattgggggggggggcagccttGGGAGGGGCCACATCTGCTGCCGAGTGCTGGCGTCCCCACTCTCTGTGGTCTCGAGCAAGTCCCCCGACGGCTCTGGGCTGGCCCCGTCATCTGTAAAGGGGGACAGCGGTCGCTGCTTTATAGGCTGTCCTGAGAAGGACACGAGACTGTATGACCAGAGTGTGGGGGGCACTGCGGGGACAGGGTGGGCATCGTGCACGAGTCCCTCTCTCTGTCCGCGAGTGGCCTTTTGCTGATAGAGACGGCAGCGTGGGGTGCAGGCAGGCCGTGGTCCTGAAGCCTCGCCCACGGCCACAACACCTGGTGGTGGTTCTTGACCGTTGCTGCTGACACTGATGGAGCCTCAGAGCTGGACTTTTCGCCCTGGCTGGGAGCGCAGGCATCTGGGGTTTCCAGGCACGGGCTGGGAAAGGACCACGGTACGTGGACCTCATACCCAGCAGCATGGTGGGGACCACAGATGTCTCCGCTGAGAACATTCGTCGCCTGTCGCCGCGCTTTCTTTCCTTCAGGTCCCAGGCACTGGATTCGGTCCTGCTCTGTCTCCCTTTTGTCCTTCCGAGTGCTTCTCCCAGGAAGGTCACAGACACAGAGCCCTGGGGCTTCCGAGGGGCGGGCAGGcgcgctgggggcgggggaggggctgagcCCCTGCTTTGTCTCCCCTGCGCTCTGCCCCTCCAGTGACCCTGCTCTCGGGCACCCCACGCTCCCCCCACGAGGGCACAGGTGTGGGAGACAGTGATGGCTGTGGGTGTCACGTGCTCTAGCCAAGCTTGGGGGAACGGTCCCGCATCGTCTGAAGGGAGGCCGCCAGCCCGGTCTGAGGACGTGCTTGGGGTGATGACACGGGAGGCGTCCGGGGCCTTGGAGAAGCCACTGCCGCCGCCGGATAGGGAGTTCAGTGCTTTTGGACGAGAAGAAGACTCGAGACAGTGCAGGACACAGTGCAGGACCGGCAGTGGGGTTTGGGGATCGACCTCCCGCCTGCGGGCTTCCCGTCAGCGGCTTGCAGAGGGGCCGGAGGGCAGAGGAGGCTTACCGTCCGAGTCTGCGCCCCTGGGGTCCCCACAAAGCAGCAGAGAGCTGTGCGGCTGCCCCCGTGGCCTGGGCGAGGTCCCCGGTCTCCGTGTAAGGTGGGGATGCCCGCAGTGCTTCCTGTCATAGGATCGGCTGGACGAGACCTCACTGAGCCCGCTCTCCAGACGAGCTGTCGAACAGCCACCGTGTGCGGGGGGCTGGGTCCCGTGTGAACGCGACACCCACGACTCTGTTCCCCAGAGCGACGTGCTCACAGAGAGTAAACCACAGCTGTGGCAGGGCATCCAGTGACGGACAGAAGGACACAGCAGGCCCCGCTGGTGGGGCAGGGCTGTGATGCCAGAAGTGGGGGGCGTGAGGAATAGGCTCCCTTCCTTGGTGAAGACTGgctttgggggacacctggggtggggggagggtggcctTGGGGTGACCCGGGTGGGGAACGGCTGCGTGGCCAAGGGGACAGCCTCACTCACGCCCACACACCTGTCCCCTTCATGCCTCATCCCCTGCTCCTGTTGGAGGAGGAGGGAATGGGAGCCGGGGGCCCCACAGCTAGATAGCTGGGGACCCCGCTCCAGAAGGCTCTGCTCTAgaagctgctgcttctcctctttGCCCAGAAGGTTTGCTTTTTTCTGTCCTCCGCTGGCCCTGGCCTCAGTACATGTCCTTTCTCCCGCTCGCCCATGGTACCTCCGGAAAGAGGATGCCCTCAGCTGGGTTGTCCCGGCGATGCCCTCGGcctgggagaggtggaggggcCCTGCCCGCTAGCACGTCCAGCTGTGGGTCTGATGCCTTACCAGTGAAGAAGAGGGAGGGTTTCATGTGACCTTGGGCCCCGCTTTTGGGCTGGGGCCGCGGAGAAGCCGCATCTGGGTGAGGACAGTCTCCCAGGGAGCCGGCGTCCATGCCGCCTGGGCACGCTGGGCCGGGATTCGGGGCCCCGGTTCCTCCCCAGGCTCCTACAGGGCTCCGACCACAGCTTTCCTCTGTGGccaggccctcccctcccccgcccttgGAGTCCAGGCCTCTGCAGCCCAGCCAgccgcctccctccctctcactgcCTCCCTGTCCCCGCTGGCTGCAGCCCTGAGCCCTCCCAGGGACTTCAggctcctctgcctctgctgcttgcCTTGGCG harbors:
- the LOC131825416 gene encoding uncharacterized protein LOC131825416; translation: MSTAPNQLDSHSRGLPRRPPLSPAPPFLSPWPESRASWTQASDWQRGTIRERLEGAFSSFCAAPPKKSHSEASLPVPKLQLDISGTLPPLPLLFSRIPHPLPGCQGGIPQLVTEEAWGRGGGRLRRSLGCLCQLRALPEASLTLPIGCIPGSEKPLPPPSPGVIESESGELETSGSQAVKPLPPSGLGTWSAADGGLDPGPQTSVTEPEFNIPSKAGMTLGAIHPAQCTHAHTNVPTHAHMHVHTQRVPEIVCAHVHAQIHTRARATHTGTDPPRASTHTRANAHTPSYHTRRESPRLAFVHLLEEVG